TCAAGAAAGAGATTTTATGCAAAACAAAACCGCTCTATTTGCCGTTTGCGCCCTACTCCTTTCCACAGCAACACAAGCCCACCGAGTGTGGGTGGAAACCGCGCATACCCACGGCGGGGAAATCCTGAAAGCCGAATTGGGCTACGGCGAATTTCCCGATATGGAACCGATTGCCAAAGACCGCCTGCATATTTTCAGCAAACCCATGCAGCTTATCACCGGCAAAGGTAAAGAAGATTTGGTGCAAAAAGGCCAACATAACTACCAATACCAAAGCAAAAAACCGGTAAAAGACGGCAGCTATCTGGTAACCGCGGAATACCAGCCCACTTTCTGGTCGAAAAACAAAGCCGGCTGGAAACAGGCCGATATGAAAAAAATGCCTGATGCCGAATATTGCGAACAAACCCGCATGTACGGCAAAAATATTGTCAACGTAGGACACGAAAGCGCCGACACCGCCATCATCACCCGCCCGGTCGGCCAGGGCTTGGAAATCGTGCCTTTGGATAACCCGGCCAATGTGCATGTGGGCGACAAATTCAAAGTAAAAGTTTTATTCAACGGCGAGCCCTTGCCCAAAGCCACAGTTACCGCCACTTTCGACGGCTTTGACACCAGCGACCGCAGCAAATCGCATAAAGTGGAAGCGCAAGCTTTCTCAGACATAACCGGCGATGACGGCACGGTAAACATTATTCCACTGCGTCAAGGTTTCTGGAAAGCCAGCGTGGAGCATAAAACCGATTACCCCGATCAAAAAGTCTGCCAGAAACTGGCCAGCTACACCACAATGACTTTCCAAATCGGCCACACCCATCATTAACCGAAAAGCAAGCATACTGCCGATAAACTTAAAAAATGCCTGTCTGAATATTTTCAGACAGGCATTCGTTTATTTAAGCTGTATTTTGTTTATGCGACATCCCGCAACGTAAGCAAAGCTTATTTGCAGGACACGCCTAAAATTTTAGGTTGGTCGTCTTTTGATAATTTGATTTTGCAGCTGGTAGAAGAAGAGCCGCTTACCACCGCATAGCGGTTGCCGCCTTCATTGCTGCTGCGTATGTTTACAGGTTCTTTCACACCCATCGAAAGCGATGTTCTGGCCAAGTTTTCAGACAACGCAGCCGGCAAGCCGGACGTATCTTCCGCAATATTAATGGATTTTTCTTTAGACACGGCCATCGGGCTCAGCACCAAAGACAGCACGGTCAAAAAAACAGTACCTGTGCGTTTGTTCATGGTTTTATTCCTTGTTGAGTTGCGCATGACAGCGCAGACAGCTCCAATATAAGGGATAATCTTGAAAACAACTGCTTTTTTGCAGATTTTTTACATAAGCACGCTTTAAAGTGTGTCATAAACATACACAAATGTATGCCTGTCTGAAACCGATATTTTCAGACAGGCATAATTCATATCAGAGTCTACTTCACCACTTCCTCTTTGATTTCATTTGGATTTTCCGGCGCTTCGATGCTTTCGTCCACTTCATGGTCACCGGCTGCGTTGTAGCTGTCTGATCCGGAAGGCAATCGGAACGCTTTCATCACCTCAGGGAATTTTACTGTTTTGCTGTTGTCCGGCTTGAATGTAAACACCGGGTTGCCGAAGCGGTTTAGAGTTATAGCTATTTCAAAATTCAAAGCTTTTTCTTTACCGTTGGTTTGCAGATAACTCCGACGCGCCACAGTGCGGCCTTTGCCGTCTAAATAAATGCTTTCAACCATGGGGCTGCCGACCATTTTTTCAAAAGCCTCCATGTCATTAACAAGGTTGGAAACACCGTAGTCGTCAACCGTATCGGCAGCTTCAACCGTTTCTGCGGAAGCTTTCATAGCCGATGCCGCCTCGGTCACTTCAGCCATTTCGTTTTCCAAGGCAGAGCCTGCGTCTTCTAATTTAACACCCAAAATTTGGGCAACAACCGAACGTACGGTTTGGTAACTTTCCTCAGAAGCGCCTTCTTCCAAACCGGCTTTCTGCATGTGTGTAAACTCATGGTCGAAATCCCGGTAAAATGCTTGGTAGAAAGCTTCCAGATTTTCTTTGTTCCAAACAATATCCACTCGGTGTTTTGCGCCTGCTCGTTTGCCGAATTCATCCATCTCTGCCGCTTTGTAAGCTTCCGGCGGTACGGCTTTATAAGCTGTATAACTGGCTTTTACAAGCGCCTTCAAAGTGGTTTTCAACGGAATATTTTTCTTTTCCACATCGCTCCAGGCAAACTTTATCGGCTGTTCGGTTAAACGCTCAACCAATTCTTTGTCTTTAATGAAAATACTCATAATCGTCGGAACGGTTGCCGGCATATCAATCGTAGCCGTCATATTTTTTCCGTCCAACAAAATAGGCATTTTCATACTGCTGTATTCGTTTTTATTATTGTTAATAAATTCGGGAATCAATTCGATTTTTTGTTGGCGCAAATCAACCGCACCATTCATACGCAGCTGCATATTTTGTATGTATTTGGTTATGGCCGGATATTCCTGTGCCAAGTCAGCAGCCTTGCCGCCCCAGTTACCTTCTTCAACTTTGGAATAAAGGTTATATTCTTCATATTCAGCCTGCTCGGATGATTCGGCCTTTGCCTCTCCGGCTGTATCGGCATTGCCGACCGCTTCAGCTTTCTCCCCGCTTTCCTTCTCGCGTTTCTTCTCGGCCTCGGCAGCCACTTGCGGCGCCACGCCTTTATCCTTATCACTTAGAAAAGTATAAGCTTTACTTTCAAAATTGTAACTGTAATCTTTGCTTAAACTGCGGTCGACAGAAATTCCCACCATTTCATGCGGCGCTTTACCGTCCAACGTGCTGCATGCGCTCAAGCCGAAAGCAGCTACGGCTACCGCCAACAAAGTCTTCTTCATAACTTTTTCACCCTTTTTTGTTAAATTAGTTTAATTTTTTCAAAATTGGATTATGCCCGAATTCTTTATTTCCTGCAAAATTTCGCTATAATCCTGCTAACCGACACACACTTTTTATAAAAATGACACAAACCGTTACCCTTTCCGGAAGCTCAATCAGCTTTTCCGTTGATGAAAACGAATCCATCTTAAGCGCGGCCAAACGCCAAAGCCTCAATCTGCCCCATTCATGCCAGAACGGTATCTGCGGCCAGTGTAAAGCCGAAGTTATGAGCGGCAACGCCGTTCAGGGCGGGCACGCAGAGCAGGCTTTAACCGCAGAGGAACAGGCCGCCGGCAAAATTCTGATGTGCTGCTCAACCGCGCAAAGCGATTTGGTGTTGAATATTCCCGGCTTCGATGCAGACACCCCGCCCGTACGCACCCTGCCGGCGCGCGTAAATTCGGTAGACTGTATCCACGATGTCGCCATTGTCACGCTTGCTTTGCCCAAAGCGCCGCCTTTTTCATTCTACTCCGGCCAATACATTGATATTCTTCTGAAAAACAACCACATAAGAAGCTACTCCATTGCCAGCCCTGCCAGCCGGCCCGATACGTTGGAGCTGCATATCCGCCGCCGTGAAAACGGTTTGTTTTCAAATATGCTGTTTGGTGAATCCCCCGTGGTAAAAACCGGAGCCGTTATGCGGATACGCGCGCCTTTAGGCAGCTTTACCCTGCGCAAAAACAGCTCGGCGCCTTTACTCTTATTGGCTACAGGCACAGGCTTTGCGCCGATTAAAAGCATCCTGCAACACTTGGTCGAACACGATAGCAGGCGCGATGTTCATTTTTACTGGGGCGCCAGATATGAAGCAGACATCTACCAAGCCGATGTTGCCGCCGAATTGGTAAGCCGCCTGCCCAACGGCCGTTTTACACAAGTATTATCGCGCCCGCACGACGGTTGGCAGGGAAAAACCGGCTATATCCAGCACCATATTTTGGCAGACTACCCTGATTTGTCGGCTCATGAAGTGTATGCCTGCGGCTCTCCCGCTATGATTGAAGCCGTGCAACAGCAATGCGAAACCCGGCAAAACCTGCCGCGCGAATCTTTTTTCTCTGATGCTTTTTCGCCATCCCATTAAGGTTTTGCTGTTTAGGCAAAGCTTGAAGCCATATAACCAATGCCTGTCTGAAAAAACATTTCAGACAGGCATTGGTTATCCAGTAGTCAAACCATATGGTTAGTAGCGAATACAAATACGCCATACTCATTCAAATCAAATATAGCAAATGAAGCTTTGTCATTTGATTCGCTACATCATCCCGTGAGCTTTATTCTTGCGGCTCCTCACCATCGGTTTCATCAATCTTACCTTCCGTAATCTGCACGGTAGTGCCGGCTTTTTCACGGATTTTGCGGTCGATTTCATCGGCAACTTCCGGATTTTCTTTCAGCCAAACACGCACATTGTCTTTACCTTGGCCTATTTTTGCACCATTGTAGGCATACCAAGCGCCTGATTTCTCGACAATGTCGTATTTCACGCCCAAGTCTATCAATTCCCCTTCCCAGCTCACACCTTCGCCATACATGATATCGAACTCAGCTTGACGGAAAGGCGGCGCAACTTTGTTTTTAATCACTTTTACTTTGGTTTCATTACCCAAAATGTCTTCGCCTTTTTTAATCTGGCCGGTGCGGCGGATATCCAAGCGCACGGAAGCATAGAATTTCAATGCATTACCGCCGGTTGTGGTTTCAGGGCTGCCGAACATCACACCGATTTTCATGCGGATTTGGTTGATGAACACCACAAGCGTATTGGTTTTTTTGATATGGCCGGTCAGTTTGCGCAAAGCCTGGCTCATCAGGCGGGCATGCAGGCCGACGTGGCTGTCGCCCATTTCGCCTTCAATTTCAGCTTTAGGAACCAGTGCTGCCACAGAATCGATAACCACCATATCTACGCCGCCGCTGCGCACCAACATATCGCAGATTTCCAATGCCTGCTCGCCCGTGTCCGGCTGTGAAACCAATAAGTCTTCCACTTTCACACCAAGCTTGCGGGCATAAATCGGATCAAACGCATTTTCGGCATCGATAAAAGCGCACACGCCGCCGTTTTTTTGACATTGTGCAATGGTTTCCAAGCAAAGTGTGGTTTTGCCTGAAGATTCGGGGCCGTAGATTTCTACGATGCGGCCGCGCGGCAGGCCGCCTACGCCCAAAGCCAAATCCAAGCCCAGCGAGCCGGTGGAGATAACTTCCAGATTTTCGTCTTGATGGCTGCCGTCCATCTTCATGATGGAGCCTTTACCGAAGTTTTTTTCAATTTGCGCGAGCGCGGCAGCAAGGGCTTTGCTTTTTTCGTCTGACATAGTGTTCTCGTATGAAAATTCGTGTAGTAAAAATCCCGTAAATTATCGCATATCCTCGCTTGCTTGGCATGGGTTTTTAGCCCGGGCAATATTTGAGCCGGTAAAAGTGCCTCAAGTCCCACAAGTGAGCTTTGCAGCACTTTTACCGGCTCAATATCGGCAAAATTTATAAAAGTGCCAAGCCGGTTAAGCTTGTGCCGAAGCTTCCGCGCCTGCCGGTAAGCCAAAGATTTCGCGCAGAATCACTTTATAAAAAGCAAATGCTTCGCGGGCGCCTTCAATGGCTTCCGCTTGCGCAGTTTCGCTCAAGCCAAGATTGTTTAGATGTTGGCGGAATTCACGCCAGTGTTTGCCGCGGCCATCAGGATGCGCATCCAAGTGGCGTGCTCCTCTATTCTCGTCAAAACCCAATTGCTCTTTGGCATCTTTGAACAAGAATGCCGCACCCAAATTGGAACCTTCCGCACAATAAAGCCAACCCACGGCTTTGTTGCCTTCCGGTTTAGGCAATTCGCCTGCGTAAACATAAGCCTCACGCTCTAAATCCACCAAGTCCTGTACCACGGCATCATAGCGCGCCATACCTGCCAAATCGGGAATGGATTTATTTAATTCTGGATCTTTGTAGATACCGTCTACGATCTTGTGGAATACCGATTGCAGATTAAGAAATTTCACGTAGTTTTCCGTGTCTGCAAAAGGCTTTACCGACATAACCAGATTATCCACGCTGTCGTGGATGGTGCGGGTATCTTCTTTCAGCCTTTCGGCAAAAGTTTTGGCTTCGTTAGTCATAGTTGTTTCCTTATTAAAATGATATTCATCTGAATTTAACATGTTTACATAAAGCGGTTTTCAGACAGGCATGTAAAGAATGCCTGTCTGAAGCTTAGCCAGAGGCTTACATATCAGCTGAATGTATCATTAGAATTTGTATTCCAAAGATACCGCATAGTTCCGACCGGGAGCATAGAAACGCTCAAGTCCTTTGCCTTTATCATCTACAGTATTGGTTGTACTCGGGCTAATTTCATTCAAACCGCGCATGGTATCCCAAGTGTTATATTTTCGATTGAAAACATTGTAAACACCGGCCCGTAGTATCAAATTCTTGTTGGGGCGGACATAACCGTAAACATCAAATACCGCTGCCGATTTGTTCAGCCACTGATAGATCAACAGCTCCGGATCACTATAACTTCTGGTTCGAAAATTATAACGGTGTTTCCAGTATTTGGTATCTTCTGCTTTTTTCGCCCGTGTGTAGGTTAGGCGGTTGAAAATACCCCATTTCCCATCCGGTTGTTCATAATCCAAGCCCACAATACCTTTCAAAGGCTGAATTGACAGCAAGCTGGCACCGTTGGATAGCTTACCCCTGCTGTATCCTAAACCTCCGACAAGTTTCAAACCTTTAACGGCAGGCATCCATTCGCCTAGGTTCAATTGGCCTTTCACTTCAATACCGCGCACTTTGGCCTTATCCAAATTAACCATTTGCTGAACAGGTGTTTGTATAGTCTTTGTACAAAACCCCAAAGATTCAAAATAATCATCACAATAAGGGTTAGTATTTTCTATAATATTTTCCTGTTCAAACAAGAAATTACGGTAATTGGTTTGGTACAGGTTTACATCCAACGCACCTTTATCGTTCTTGCTCTCTAAAAATAAAGTGTGGGTTAAGCTGCGTTCTGCTTTCAAATTTGGATTTTGACGCCAAGTACCCGCATAATTTTCAAAAGAAAAATACATTTCTGATGCAGTAGGCACACGGTAGCCGCTGGCTAAATGGTATCCGGTACGCCAAGTTTGATTCATCTGCGCATTCAAGCCCAAAGTGCCGCTCCAACCTGTGAATGTCGTAGCAGAAAGAGGCTCTTGATTACAAGTGGTGCAAGGCAAAATAAACGGCAGAGGCTTCACACGGGTATGGTCGTAGCGTACGCCGATATGTCCGGAGAATCTGTCGTTCCAGCTAATGTCATCCAACAAAGAAAAGCCGTATTGCGTAGTTTTGCTTGGATTTTGAATACTGTATTTTTTATCCAAACCAAATTTATTTGTGTCATGGTTGTTATTTTTAAAATCATTCCTCGCCACAAATGTTTTAAATCTTAATGTATGGCTGCCCAAAAAATCGAAGGGCTGACTATCCATCCGCAAAGAAATACGCTTGAATTGAGTGTACATTTTGCGATTTTTATGTTCAAAAGGCTCTTCTTTGCCGATAGGATCGAAGTTGCTGTCATACAAAAACGAACCATTATGCGTTAAAGCGCCTACTTCAGTGTTTGAATAGTCTGCTTCTGTTCTCAAGAAAGCCAAACGGCCAGAATTCGGTTGGTATTCGTAATATACATTTGCATTTACCCTTTTATGGGTATCATCCGCTTCCCGCCAACCAGAAAGCACATAAGAGCGTTCATCTACATAATTACTTCCATGCTGCCCGTTAACAGCAATACCGGCTCGGTGGTTATCATTGAATTGATAACCCAATTTGGCCAAATAACTGTTATAGCGGTGTGTGGCAGGATCAGGCACACCGCTGTCATTTCCATAAGTGGCAGGGCCGTAGCCTCTGCTTTTCAGTTCATGGCCGTACCGGTGCGAATACAACACAACCGCATCCGCTTTTTCACCCAGAAAACCGGCACCCATGGTTTTTACCCATTCGCGGTTTTTCGTAGCATACGCACCGCGGATCATCGCCCCGAAGCTATTGTCCGGCAACACAATATCTTCCGCACTTAAAGTGCGGTAATTCACGCCGCCACCCAAATAACCGCTACCTGAATTAAAAGAATCCGAGCCTTTTACAACATCAATGTTGTTAACCAATTCGGAATCAATGGTTAAGCGTGAAGAGTTAAAGTTTCCATAACGGGAATAAAGCGAGTTTTCTTGAAAATCAGGAACGCTCACGCCATCCACACTCACGCCTACGCGGTTGCCCTCCACTCCGCGCATTGCAAAGCCTTTCAAGTGGCGGCCATTGTCTGCGATGCCTACATCTGTGGAGTAACGCACCAAATCGCGTGTATCCCGAATCATTTCGTTATCAATATCTTTACGGGTTTTACGCTCAGTAGTTACCTGTCCTTGGCGCTTCCCCTTAACAGTTACTGTTTCTACTTCTGTGGTTTCGGCTTGGTTGTTATCCGCAGCTTCAACTGTGTCTGCATAAGCCGGCATATTGAATGCTATGCCCACCATGGCAGCTATTGGCAATAAGCGAGTTTTCATCATTTCAAACAATCCAGATATTTATACTTCGAATTAAATGATTAATCAAATATTTTATTTAATAATAATAATTCTTATTTATTAAAATAAATAAAATAATATACATTAATTAAATTTCATGCGCAAATGTTTTTTTACATTGTTTTGCATAAAAACAACACGCATCAAGGAACTATCACAAAACCTTATAAATATTCGATTTTCCGTCTTCCCATTCGAGACAATAAAAATCACACTTTATTTAAGAAGCATCAATTTCCGAACAACGCGTCTTATTGATAAAACCAATATTCGGCAGAAAGCCATAACCGTAAAAATGCCTGTCTGAAACAGGTTTTCAGACAGGCATTGGTTTGCTGCGGCTTACTTAGTTCTTATGCAATTAAATGTAAATATTCACTCTCTCTCAAACGGTTTTCAAAACAGCCGGCTCTTAACTCGGATTTCCGATTTCAACAACCAGCCGCAGCAAAGCAACCATCAACCGAATTTACTGCACTCGAAGCTCAAAACCGCTCTTTGAGCTTGGAATATCCCAACGCGCACACAAACAACACCGCTTGTAGCAAAATAATGGTCGGGCCGGTGGCGGCATCGAGATGGTAGCTCAGTATCGTGCCGGCCAAACCGGTAATCACGGAGCACACTACCACGATAACCATCATGCGGTCGAAACGGTGGGTCAGCAGCGAAGCGGTAATGCCGGGAGAAATCAACATGGCTATCACCAGCACCACGCCCGCCACCTGTATCGCGCTGATGATGGTCAGCGCCAGCAGAATCAGCAGGCCGTAATGAAGCATTCGTGGAGACAAGCCTGCTACCCCTGCCTGAACGGGATCAAAGCAATAAAGCATCAGGTCTTTTTTCTTCAGCATCACAACGGTAAAAACCACGCCGCAAATCAGCAGCGTACGCAGCAGCTCTTCATAACTCACGCCGAGAATGTTGCCGAACA
This portion of the Neisseria canis genome encodes:
- a CDS encoding DUF4198 domain-containing protein encodes the protein MQNKTALFAVCALLLSTATQAHRVWVETAHTHGGEILKAELGYGEFPDMEPIAKDRLHIFSKPMQLITGKGKEDLVQKGQHNYQYQSKKPVKDGSYLVTAEYQPTFWSKNKAGWKQADMKKMPDAEYCEQTRMYGKNIVNVGHESADTAIITRPVGQGLEIVPLDNPANVHVGDKFKVKVLFNGEPLPKATVTATFDGFDTSDRSKSHKVEAQAFSDITGDDGTVNIIPLRQGFWKASVEHKTDYPDQKVCQKLASYTTMTFQIGHTHH
- a CDS encoding 2Fe-2S iron-sulfur cluster-binding protein codes for the protein MTQTVTLSGSSISFSVDENESILSAAKRQSLNLPHSCQNGICGQCKAEVMSGNAVQGGHAEQALTAEEQAAGKILMCCSTAQSDLVLNIPGFDADTPPVRTLPARVNSVDCIHDVAIVTLALPKAPPFSFYSGQYIDILLKNNHIRSYSIASPASRPDTLELHIRRRENGLFSNMLFGESPVVKTGAVMRIRAPLGSFTLRKNSSAPLLLLATGTGFAPIKSILQHLVEHDSRRDVHFYWGARYEADIYQADVAAELVSRLPNGRFTQVLSRPHDGWQGKTGYIQHHILADYPDLSAHEVYACGSPAMIEAVQQQCETRQNLPRESFFSDAFSPSH
- the recA gene encoding recombinase RecA, coding for MSDEKSKALAAALAQIEKNFGKGSIMKMDGSHQDENLEVISTGSLGLDLALGVGGLPRGRIVEIYGPESSGKTTLCLETIAQCQKNGGVCAFIDAENAFDPIYARKLGVKVEDLLVSQPDTGEQALEICDMLVRSGGVDMVVIDSVAALVPKAEIEGEMGDSHVGLHARLMSQALRKLTGHIKKTNTLVVFINQIRMKIGVMFGSPETTTGGNALKFYASVRLDIRRTGQIKKGEDILGNETKVKVIKNKVAPPFRQAEFDIMYGEGVSWEGELIDLGVKYDIVEKSGAWYAYNGAKIGQGKDNVRVWLKENPEVADEIDRKIREKAGTTVQITEGKIDETDGEEPQE
- a CDS encoding biliverdin-producing heme oxygenase; translation: MTNEAKTFAERLKEDTRTIHDSVDNLVMSVKPFADTENYVKFLNLQSVFHKIVDGIYKDPELNKSIPDLAGMARYDAVVQDLVDLEREAYVYAGELPKPEGNKAVGWLYCAEGSNLGAAFLFKDAKEQLGFDENRGARHLDAHPDGRGKHWREFRQHLNNLGLSETAQAEAIEGAREAFAFYKVILREIFGLPAGAEASAQA
- a CDS encoding TonB-dependent hemoglobin/transferrin/lactoferrin family receptor — encoded protein: MMKTRLLPIAAMVGIAFNMPAYADTVEAADNNQAETTEVETVTVKGKRQGQVTTERKTRKDIDNEMIRDTRDLVRYSTDVGIADNGRHLKGFAMRGVEGNRVGVSVDGVSVPDFQENSLYSRYGNFNSSRLTIDSELVNNIDVVKGSDSFNSGSGYLGGGVNYRTLSAEDIVLPDNSFGAMIRGAYATKNREWVKTMGAGFLGEKADAVVLYSHRYGHELKSRGYGPATYGNDSGVPDPATHRYNSYLAKLGYQFNDNHRAGIAVNGQHGSNYVDERSYVLSGWREADDTHKRVNANVYYEYQPNSGRLAFLRTEADYSNTEVGALTHNGSFLYDSNFDPIGKEEPFEHKNRKMYTQFKRISLRMDSQPFDFLGSHTLRFKTFVARNDFKNNNHDTNKFGLDKKYSIQNPSKTTQYGFSLLDDISWNDRFSGHIGVRYDHTRVKPLPFILPCTTCNQEPLSATTFTGWSGTLGLNAQMNQTWRTGYHLASGYRVPTASEMYFSFENYAGTWRQNPNLKAERSLTHTLFLESKNDKGALDVNLYQTNYRNFLFEQENIIENTNPYCDDYFESLGFCTKTIQTPVQQMVNLDKAKVRGIEVKGQLNLGEWMPAVKGLKLVGGLGYSRGKLSNGASLLSIQPLKGIVGLDYEQPDGKWGIFNRLTYTRAKKAEDTKYWKHRYNFRTRSYSDPELLIYQWLNKSAAVFDVYGYVRPNKNLILRAGVYNVFNRKYNTWDTMRGLNEISPSTTNTVDDKGKGLERFYAPGRNYAVSLEYKF
- a CDS encoding metal ABC transporter permease, yielding MTDIINWFVEPLSFPFMQYALLTALIVSVVCGILSCYLVLKGWSLMGDAISHAVLPGIIVAFVTGIPLVAGAFVSGLACAVGVGYLKNNSRLKEDTVMGIVFSGMFAFGLVLFTKVETDQHLTHILFGNILGVSYEELLRTLLICGVVFTVVMLKKKDLMLYCFDPVQAGVAGLSPRMLHYGLLILLALTIISAIQVAGVVLVIAMLISPGITASLLTHRFDRMMVIVVVCSVITGLAGTILSYHLDAATGPTIILLQAVLFVCALGYSKLKERF